A stretch of Methanosphaerula palustris E1-9c DNA encodes these proteins:
- a CDS encoding glucose-6-phosphate isomerase family protein produces MADPNCSISGPLYTMYRDVTESDTDRTWLQDHTLRYDITVIPAGTCGIEYAKTKGHYHPAGPAGVSYPEMYQVLEGRAHYLLQRKDLTDIVVVDAAAGDMVLIPPEYGHVTINPVHETLVMANLVSTRFQSEYGIYEELKGGAYYEMEGGEFVKNPYYPAIPPLRRITPPSLEPLQIPTTGRLYDLIGNYQALEVLNAPDKFTLALRDLLKG; encoded by the coding sequence ATGGCAGATCCCAACTGCTCGATCAGCGGACCACTGTATACCATGTACCGGGATGTGACCGAATCAGACACAGACCGCACCTGGTTACAGGATCATACCCTCAGGTACGACATCACGGTGATCCCGGCCGGCACCTGTGGTATCGAGTACGCCAAGACCAAGGGACATTACCACCCGGCCGGCCCTGCTGGAGTCAGTTATCCCGAGATGTACCAGGTGCTGGAGGGGCGGGCCCATTACCTGCTCCAGCGCAAGGATCTCACTGATATCGTGGTCGTTGACGCCGCTGCCGGGGATATGGTGCTGATCCCACCTGAGTACGGGCATGTGACGATCAACCCGGTCCACGAGACGCTGGTGATGGCAAACCTCGTCTCGACCAGGTTTCAGAGCGAGTACGGAATCTACGAGGAACTGAAAGGAGGGGCCTACTACGAGATGGAAGGGGGCGAGTTTGTGAAGAACCCATACTATCCTGCAATACCGCCACTCCGGCGGATCACCCCCCCTTCGCTGGAACCGCTCCAGATCCCGACAACCGGACGACTCTATGACCTGATCGGAAACTACCAGGCCCTTGAAGTCTTAAATGCCCCGGATAAATTTACTCTGGCCCTTCGTGACCTGCTAAAAGGTTAG
- a CDS encoding DUF128 domain-containing protein, with translation MPRLLKFINHSIEDFAIQVTYNPTEGTGQVVYNLSVFRTCDVAPAVEIIRGACRSGVCVSDLVKFIPEGESLDGYKIPPGSTGICTVCSITLDGLLLKRGVPLNPIGGGVIEIVDRIPRRFTQIIRYEDTTIDPLQVLASQDITSISRVISTGNGTILANIRECHMEAEPLVAELLDDLADSRFTGVLEVGMPNSPLLGVQISPQYIGMVAVGGTNPIAAVKEAGYPVITRAMKGLLDVSEMEEISTSSY, from the coding sequence ATGCCCAGGCTCCTAAAGTTCATCAACCACAGTATCGAGGATTTTGCCATACAGGTCACCTACAATCCGACAGAAGGAACCGGGCAGGTTGTATACAACCTCTCCGTGTTCCGGACCTGCGATGTTGCTCCTGCTGTTGAGATCATCAGAGGCGCCTGCAGGTCAGGAGTCTGTGTCAGCGATCTGGTAAAGTTCATCCCCGAAGGAGAGAGCCTCGATGGATATAAGATCCCACCCGGTTCGACCGGGATCTGCACAGTCTGCTCGATCACACTCGACGGACTGCTGCTCAAGAGAGGGGTGCCGCTGAACCCTATCGGCGGTGGGGTTATCGAGATCGTCGACAGGATTCCACGGCGATTCACCCAGATCATCAGGTATGAGGACACCACCATCGACCCACTCCAGGTGCTGGCCTCGCAGGACATCACCTCGATATCCAGAGTGATCAGCACAGGAAACGGAACAATCCTTGCAAACATCAGGGAATGTCATATGGAAGCTGAACCACTGGTAGCCGAACTGCTCGACGACCTCGCAGATAGCAGATTCACCGGGGTGCTTGAGGTGGGGATGCCCAACTCTCCATTGCTCGGGGTACAGATCTCACCGCAGTACATCGGGATGGTCGCAGTCGGCGGCACGAATCCGATCGCTGCGGTTAAAGAGGCCGGATACCCTGTGATCACCCGGGCTATGAAAGGGCTGCTTGATGTCAGCGAAATGGAGGAGATTAGCACCAGCAGTTACTGA
- a CDS encoding nitroreductase family protein → MDTLDALMTRRSVRKFQDKQIPDEILDKIITVGRYAPSALGLQPWGFVVVQNQDVLNRISEYCIPIMIKGMEHAKGGMSEAFLSMIKSEGYSIYYHAPTVIMICGSISNRFKEIDCALCAENMMIAAHALGIGSCWIGSTDVAFDNQEIMAEFEISEGYGPVGTIIFGYPADVPETPEKKAPLVKWIR, encoded by the coding sequence ATGGATACATTGGATGCACTGATGACACGCCGAAGTGTCAGAAAATTTCAGGACAAACAGATCCCTGATGAAATACTGGACAAAATTATCACAGTCGGCAGATATGCACCATCTGCACTCGGACTTCAGCCATGGGGGTTTGTTGTTGTACAGAACCAGGATGTTCTGAACCGTATCTCTGAGTATTGTATACCTATTATGATCAAAGGGATGGAGCATGCAAAAGGCGGGATGTCAGAGGCCTTCCTTTCCATGATAAAGAGTGAAGGATATTCAATCTATTACCATGCGCCGACCGTCATCATGATCTGCGGTTCGATCAGCAACAGGTTCAAAGAGATCGACTGTGCACTCTGTGCTGAGAATATGATGATCGCCGCCCATGCCCTTGGTATTGGTAGCTGCTGGATTGGGTCGACAGATGTTGCCTTTGACAACCAGGAGATCATGGCAGAGTTCGAGATTTCAGAGGGTTATGGACCAGTGGGTACCATCATCTTCGGGTACCCGGCGGATGTACCAGAGACCCCGGAAAAGAAGGCCCCTCTGGTGAAATGGATTCGATAA
- a CDS encoding RNB domain-containing ribonuclease → MNTVIVYMNDHHDVDLKGIAWNAMGKYGFSPEFPHSVIREVNAMDARLSQKSLMDVRDMRSLLWSSIDNNDSLDLDQIEYCERRPDDEILVWIAIADVDRYVRRQLQTDLHAAHNGTSVYTGIETFPMLPDRLSKGISSLLPGQDRMAIVIEYTVLPDGSTRHGEPYRALVTNRAKLIYEEVGDWLEGTRGVPQTVRDIPGLDDQIRLQHEVTVRLQGYRREQGALVLNTVEAQPVVKGGVVRDLVIQRQNQARCLIEEFMVAANGTLVDYLGRAGVPMIQRVVRVPKNWDGIVVTAARYHQSLPRNPDAKALSKFLIRQKKADPERFPDLSLTIVKLLGAGEYMMLAPGSEPFGHFSLAVTDYTHATAPNRRYVDIINQRLLKSVLDREPCPYTVDELVSLSTWLTGREKASKKVERFMRKAVAAVLLHDRIGEHFAALVTGASEKGTYVRLISPPAEGRVLSGEGNLLVGQKITVRLVRADPYSGFIDFACIGREASRTGPRAFSGHTVVPRRHTP, encoded by the coding sequence ATGAATACAGTCATCGTGTACATGAACGATCACCACGATGTCGACCTGAAGGGTATTGCATGGAATGCTATGGGGAAGTATGGTTTCTCCCCTGAGTTCCCTCATTCTGTCATCAGGGAGGTCAACGCCATGGATGCGAGGCTATCCCAGAAGAGTCTGATGGATGTCAGGGATATGCGGTCCCTCCTCTGGTCGTCCATCGATAATAACGACTCGCTGGATCTCGATCAAATAGAGTACTGCGAACGCAGGCCGGATGACGAGATCCTGGTCTGGATTGCGATAGCGGATGTTGATCGGTATGTCCGGAGACAGTTGCAGACCGATCTTCACGCCGCCCATAATGGGACCTCGGTCTATACCGGGATAGAGACCTTTCCGATGCTCCCGGACCGGCTCTCAAAGGGGATATCATCCCTTCTGCCCGGCCAGGACCGGATGGCGATCGTGATCGAATATACGGTTCTCCCGGACGGAAGCACCCGTCATGGCGAACCGTACCGGGCTCTGGTGACCAACAGGGCGAAACTCATCTACGAAGAGGTCGGCGACTGGCTGGAGGGGACTCGCGGTGTTCCCCAAACGGTCAGAGATATCCCCGGTCTGGATGATCAGATCCGCCTGCAGCACGAGGTAACCGTGCGGCTGCAGGGATACCGGAGAGAGCAGGGGGCACTGGTGCTGAACACCGTCGAGGCCCAGCCGGTTGTGAAGGGGGGCGTGGTCAGGGATCTGGTGATACAGAGACAGAACCAGGCGCGGTGCCTGATCGAGGAGTTCATGGTCGCAGCCAACGGAACCTTGGTGGATTATCTGGGGAGAGCCGGCGTACCCATGATCCAGCGGGTCGTCCGGGTACCAAAAAACTGGGATGGGATTGTGGTGACGGCTGCGCGGTACCATCAGTCCCTGCCCCGAAATCCGGATGCAAAGGCTCTCTCAAAGTTCCTGATCCGGCAGAAAAAAGCAGACCCTGAACGTTTCCCCGACCTCTCGCTGACAATCGTGAAACTTCTCGGGGCTGGAGAGTACATGATGCTCGCACCGGGTAGTGAACCATTTGGTCACTTCTCGCTGGCCGTCACCGACTATACCCATGCTACAGCCCCAAACCGGCGGTATGTCGACATCATCAATCAGCGGCTCCTCAAGTCGGTCCTCGATAGAGAACCATGCCCATACACGGTGGACGAACTGGTCTCCCTCTCCACCTGGTTGACCGGTCGCGAGAAGGCATCCAAGAAGGTCGAACGGTTCATGCGAAAGGCTGTGGCCGCTGTGCTCCTGCATGACAGAATAGGTGAACACTTTGCGGCGCTGGTCACCGGTGCCTCTGAGAAAGGTACCTACGTCAGGCTCATCTCACCTCCGGCCGAGGGGAGGGTACTATCCGGTGAAGGCAATCTCCTGGTCGGTCAGAAGATCACGGTCCGGCTGGTGAGGGCCGATCCCTACAGCGGTTTCATCGACTTTGCATGCATCGGCAGAGAAGCGAGTCGAACTGGACCGCGGGCATTCTCCGGTCACACAGTTGTCCCGCGCCGGCACACCCCCTGA
- a CDS encoding TrmB family transcriptional regulator: MNESGDSVQSPAEALKSLGLTKYEALVYIGLLRVNEATATEVHEISGVPRASVYPVLDRLVQRDIVSVSHTSPRRFCAFPPEDGVKRLMHRIEDQAEYVTGALQEIYTERSEVDRGAQDLIWTIYGTENIMSRLAEALTHAEEEVWILSCWKMIEKSILPMLMEGIERNVRIEIATDRWEGDVPPGLVVRIKKPPKGHDRFGRDAGGGLFLIDQHKVMAIVNAMGEKPTALYSESDGFLKLFMQFWNIIERVEDKKDKYQ; this comes from the coding sequence ATGAATGAGTCAGGAGATAGCGTGCAAAGCCCGGCTGAAGCACTCAAATCACTCGGTCTCACCAAATATGAGGCTCTGGTTTACATTGGACTGCTGCGGGTGAATGAAGCGACAGCGACCGAGGTGCATGAGATTTCTGGGGTTCCCCGCGCATCGGTGTACCCGGTACTTGATCGTCTTGTTCAACGTGACATCGTCAGTGTCTCGCATACCTCGCCTCGTCGTTTCTGTGCGTTCCCTCCAGAGGATGGGGTCAAACGGTTGATGCATCGGATTGAGGACCAGGCAGAGTATGTAACAGGAGCACTGCAGGAGATCTATACCGAGCGGAGTGAAGTCGACCGGGGCGCCCAGGATCTGATCTGGACGATCTATGGAACTGAAAATATCATGAGCCGGCTGGCCGAGGCCCTGACCCATGCTGAGGAAGAGGTCTGGATACTCTCCTGCTGGAAAATGATCGAAAAATCAATCCTCCCAATGTTGATGGAAGGGATCGAACGGAATGTCAGGATCGAGATCGCGACCGATCGGTGGGAGGGAGATGTGCCTCCTGGACTGGTGGTACGTATTAAAAAACCGCCGAAGGGGCATGATCGGTTCGGCAGGGATGCAGGTGGCGGGCTCTTTCTGATCGATCAGCATAAGGTGATGGCGATTGTCAATGCCATGGGGGAGAAACCGACCGCCCTGTACTCCGAGTCAGATGGTTTCCTCAAACTCTTCATGCAGTTTTGGAATATCATCGAGCGGGTAGAGGACAAAAAAGACAAATATCAGTAA
- a CDS encoding COG1361 S-layer family protein produces the protein MKFRKFFIIPLLIVLIACVLVSPAMAGTKYLSGGPSLSAAVTGTNELISGQTVPLQVTVQNSGLIDSKFSQTGLVDRTDLPNTAKTVTVGLGSGSAPVTIQSDPQMIGDILGGASGQSKFNVKVEADAPSGTYTLPVSVNYTYLESAEQVGTDSLNYNYVTKSLIIPLTVTIRSEVIVDVQKISAEQLNVGTEGYLNLTLQNTGNENGKNAIVKIVRNGASPITPTDSSVYIGDFAKGAVVNCRYRVAVSTEAAAQTYPVDVIVAYEDHDGINRTSRLQTIGVPIGGKIDFKVSSEAPSINPGQKKVLDVQYTNVGATTVYSAQARLSAVDPFTSNDDTAYLGDIKPGDSVMAHFEVSTTSDATIKQYGLDSEIRYRDALDNSQISDTMKVPVNVVAKTGTSAILGNPIILAVIAAIIIGVGYFLYTRKKQN, from the coding sequence TTGAAGTTTCGTAAGTTTTTCATTATTCCACTCCTAATCGTACTCATCGCCTGCGTGCTGGTCTCTCCAGCCATGGCCGGTACCAAGTATCTCTCCGGCGGCCCGTCGCTCTCAGCGGCGGTCACCGGCACCAACGAACTGATCTCCGGCCAGACCGTGCCATTGCAGGTGACGGTCCAGAACAGTGGTCTGATCGACTCCAAGTTCTCCCAGACCGGACTGGTCGACCGGACCGATCTACCGAACACCGCCAAGACGGTGACAGTCGGGCTTGGTTCCGGTAGCGCACCGGTCACGATCCAGTCGGATCCGCAGATGATCGGGGATATCCTCGGAGGTGCTTCCGGGCAGTCCAAGTTCAATGTTAAGGTCGAAGCCGATGCTCCATCAGGCACCTACACCCTGCCGGTCTCAGTGAATTACACCTATCTCGAGTCTGCAGAACAGGTCGGGACCGATTCGCTGAACTATAACTATGTGACCAAGAGCCTGATCATCCCCCTGACCGTCACGATCAGGTCCGAAGTGATCGTCGACGTCCAGAAGATCTCGGCAGAGCAGTTGAACGTCGGCACTGAGGGATATCTGAACCTGACCCTGCAGAACACCGGGAACGAGAATGGTAAGAATGCCATCGTGAAGATCGTCAGAAACGGTGCCAGCCCGATCACCCCGACCGACTCCTCGGTCTACATCGGTGACTTTGCAAAGGGCGCCGTCGTGAACTGCAGGTACCGGGTCGCGGTCTCCACCGAGGCAGCCGCCCAGACCTACCCGGTCGACGTCATCGTCGCCTATGAGGACCATGACGGGATTAACAGGACCTCCCGGCTCCAGACGATCGGCGTCCCGATCGGCGGCAAGATAGACTTCAAGGTCAGCTCTGAGGCACCATCGATCAACCCCGGCCAGAAGAAGGTGCTCGATGTCCAGTACACCAACGTCGGTGCGACCACCGTCTACAGCGCCCAGGCCCGACTCTCAGCGGTGGACCCGTTCACCTCCAACGATGACACGGCCTACCTTGGGGATATAAAGCCCGGCGACTCGGTGATGGCACACTTCGAGGTATCGACCACATCAGACGCGACCATCAAGCAGTACGGCCTCGACTCTGAGATACGGTACCGCGATGCACTCGACAACTCCCAGATCTCGGATACCATGAAGGTCCCGGTGAACGTCGTGGCCAAGACAGGGACCAGTGCAATCCTCGGCAACCCGATTATCCTTGCCGTGATCGCGGCCATCATAATCGGTGTCGGCTACTTCCTCTACACCAGGAAGAAACAGAACTAA